One segment of Rosa chinensis cultivar Old Blush chromosome 6, RchiOBHm-V2, whole genome shotgun sequence DNA contains the following:
- the LOC112170064 gene encoding citrate-binding protein: MRVSYCYLLLLFLFPSSPKYFSQLCGANPDPTNGFVSVPLSEYNFELQKPYDIPLEQRYSYVDGVRHLWVYADDKPHNPNSQTQPRTEVRIRGLDYSSGIWQFEGYGFVPNGTSGATVAQIHGAAQGATTIILRIYNGDMRYYSGDLVATDLYDKWFRLNIVHDVDGGTVTVYIDGLRKFQVKDKGPGDLYFKCGVYAAPRNISYYMESRWKDIKIYKKC; this comes from the exons ATGAGAGTTTCCTACTGCTATCtgcttctcctttttctttttcctagcTCACCGAAATATTTCAGTCAGTTATGTGGTGCTAATCCTGATCCTACCAATGGATTCGTCTCTGTCCCATTATCAGAGTACAACTTTGAATTACAGAAACCCTATGACATACCACTTGAGCAACGGTACAGTTATGTTGATGGAGTCAGGCATTTGTGGGTCTATGCCGATGACAAGCCACATAACCCGAATAGTCAAACTCAGCCACGCACTGAAGTTCGCATTAGG GGACTCGACTATTCATCTGGAATATGGCAATTTGAAGGGTATGGCTTTGTGCCAAATGGAACCTCTGGTGCAACCGTAGCACAGATCCATGGAGCAGCTCAGGGCGCCACCACTATTATACTAAGAATCTACAATGGCGATATGAGGTATTATAGTGGAGACTTGGTGGCTACTGATCTTTACGATAAGTGGTTCAGACTTAACATCGTACATGATGTGGATGGAGGGACTGTGACTGTTTATATTGATGGACTCCGGAAATTTCAAGTGAAGGATAAAGGGCCAGGCGACTTGTACTTCAAATGTGGAGTTTATGCTGCTCCACGTAATATAAGCTATTACATGGAATCACGTTGGAAAGAcatcaaaatatataaaaagtgcTGA